One Ranitomeya variabilis isolate aRanVar5 chromosome 4, aRanVar5.hap1, whole genome shotgun sequence genomic window, GGAGCTCTGCACACAGGACTGGCCGCTGCCGGCTGCTTGGTGGCTACTGGGCTGTTCCGCACTTGGATTCATATACAGAGGTTCGTTTATATAAAATGATAATGTGCCCATGGTGGTGGTTGGTGTAGTCCTGTCCCCTCCATACTGACACAGTTATACTTATTATTTTTAGTTTCTTCAGAACTCTACAGGTTGTTGTTATTGGAAGCAGCAGTTTGGCTCCATTCCTTTCTACCCATCATGCACCTCTTTATAAGTCAGGAAGGGGGGTCCCCCGGGCACCATTGGGGGCTCCGCTATGGCGCGGATGTGATTGGGGCATTTCACAAATACTTATAATTTATTAGATATTACAGGGTCAGAAAACCCGTTATTACAGGGGGTCCTCCCCTCTGGGACCCCCAATTAGAGAGCGACCAGGACGACCCTGGAGCCGGAGGACCCGACCAGAGAGGAGACAATCTCCTGATGTTCAATTCGGACAGATCTGCTCCAATTCAGCCGGGAATCACTGCTGCCCTAAATGCCGGGAGGGGAGCGAAAGGGTTAAATAATACCCCCATTATACGCACAAGTTCTTACAAAGCCTCCGCTGCGGCTCCTCATTCCTCCATTACTCagcttcctccatgctgacgcGAAGATCAGTCTGAAACCTGTGATTGGCCTCGCATCGGGGGTCCGCACATGTCTCATGATGCGTCCCCCCTGTGCCCCATAGATTCCCACCTGGGGGCCAATCCCAGGCCTCAGCGTTGGACTGGAAACAGACGGTGAGAGAAGTCCAATAAAACACTTATTATTATAACTAGTGATGAAGGAACGTGTTCGgatataaggtgttatctgagcatgctcgggtgctaactgagtgtcttccgcATGcgcaaaaatatgttcgagtccccgcggctgcatgtttccaagttgttcaacagccgcaacacatgcaggcattGCCTAGCTGACATATTTTTCGGgccctccttaggctactttcacactagcgttgtttgctgcacgtcgcaatgcgtcatttaggagaaaaaacgcatcgtgcaaagttgtctgcaggatgtgttttttccccgacggttgcgtcgtgttttggcggaccgtcggcacaaaaaaagttatatgtaacttttttttgtgcgtcgtgtccgccattttcgaccgcgcatgcctggccaaaactccgccccctcctccccggacattacagtggggcagcggaagcgtcgtaagactgcttccgctgcccacgtcgggcatcactttcacaacatgcgtcgggcctacgcatagcgacggcccgtaccgacgctagtgtgaaagaagcctaactagcTCAAAAGAATACAGCAAAACAGCAGCCAACTGAAACCCTGCAAATCAACCCCACCCCAAAAAAGTTTAGATTCCAGCATACCCATATTTTTCTGGTAATTTGCAACAAATTTAGTTACAAATCGATTCACTCCTCTCTAGACCCAGCCCACCATACAGTACATGGGTTCCCTATTGATTTCAGTTGGAGCAGTGCAATGCTTCACTtcacctgtgggggtgctgcagggaaattaaacTCTCCATGCCAGGATAACTGGAGATGATTGGGTGGCTAAACAGTGGGACTTTCTGTGATCATCCTTTCTTCAGTTGACCCATTAAATGTCCAATGTTATAAGAACAAAGAGCATCCCTTTAAATATTAAAATGGTTTTCCAGGACCAAGATATTCCTGACCTATTTTTAGGACGAACAACACTATAATCGGCTGATCCTGGGCGCCACCAGAAGTTTACAAGTTTATAACGTCCAATCACCACAgcgccatacactgtgtagtggccattcatgGGAACTGCAGCTCAGCGATGATTGATGTGGATGTGATCTGAACTGCAGTACTCAGAATGTCCACTATACAGACTATGTGACACTGTGGTGTCCTTGCTCCATAGCTTGGGAAAACATGTTCTGTAGTTAAATCTGAGGGTCTTTCATCAAAAAACAGTGTGCCCaccctgtccacaggttgtgtgtggCATTGTAGGTCACATACAGTCACAGAGCTCACACAACCCATGGACTGGACTAATGCTGTACCTGGATGAAAACAGCCATGATTTTAATTGTTGCTGACTTGTTCTTAGGTCCGAACAGAGGAGAACTCGATGATTTTGATTATTTTGgccaggagatgagtggaaaagGCACCCCTCCTTTGAGGTTGAAGGACTGGCTCATACTTCAGATAGACAGTGGAAAATATCCCGGTGTTCGATGGGAAAATGAGAAGAAGACAGTGTTCAAAATTCCATGGAAACACGCAGACAAACATGACTACAAAGAAGAAGAACATGCAGCCTTATTCAGGGTAAGACAGGAACCATATCTGGAGTGTACAACCTTCAGGAGCTTGCTCCTATACtattatgcatgtagaaaagccgtggagacacaatcacgtgtttctcaacgcaagcaatgaatagccaggtctttcaccgggaaggaacaaccacgggaagggcagcatccaataaaggaaaaccacctatgccaaaacatggtatccatccacagacagctgtttcggggtatttgcccctcatcagtgtggagtaggaaactagctattaggagcagtgcctagtgaaaaggctataaacataagggtgaatgacctcggggagatcaaaacatccaacaccgcggagttttggcataggtggttttcctttcttggatgctgcccttcccgtggttgttccttcccggtgaaagacctggctattcattgcttgcgttgagaaacacgtgatggtgtctccgcggtgttggatgttttgatctccccgaggtcattcacccttatgtttatagcctttactATTATGGTCTGGGATCATTCGGAAGGTATGTAAATGAAATACCATTCCTGGTTAGCTCTGGTGCCAAATAATATAAAGTGGTTTCATTACTTCTTCAGGCCTGGGCAATTCATAAGGGAAAGTTTCAAGAAGGAGCCAAGGAAAGCCCTTCAGTTTGGAAGGCAAGACTCCGAAGTGCCCTGAACAAAAGCCCAGATTTTAAGGAGGTCATGGATAGCGACCAAAACTTTAAACACTACAAAATCTGTTCTGTTGTGTCAGATCCTCCACAGAAAACCTGTAAGTCTTCTTTTTTGGACATATATTTTACAGAGATGACTCTGCTTGCAATGAGGAACTCGTGAACAATTTCTAAAGTTTAGTCAACTTGAAATAACAAGTAGTCATTCAGGTATTACAGTTGGTTATCTAAAAATTTTAGAACTGATTGTGTTTCAGATGAGGGATCCAAAGAAGCCATCAAACTGAGAGAAGAACCACCAAGAATGCCCATGATCAAAGTAAATAAAGCTTACTACCCATCATGTATAACCAGTCTCCACCTTTCAAGCTTCTTCACCTTCATCACTGACTGCCCTGCCTAATAGAATATATGAGGTTTGGGTGGAGATGGTAAGAGGTGGGAGCACAAGGATGTCTTGGGACCTTAAGGGCCAAATATCGAAAATACTAAAAGAAGCAATATATAGCACACCGGCCCTCTAACTCTCTGCAATTTGGGGTTTATTCCCTACATTTTGCTGTTTTTAGCTTTGGATCTTGTTCTTCAttcttttaaatctttttttttttatatgtctcATATATAGATGGAGAATCAAATGATGCAAGGTCCTGATGGTTCCTCCAAAGTTCTGCAGTTAGAAACGTTTAACACCCCAATGGAAGAAGGTGAGACAACCCCCATTTAGATAGAAGCCatcagcagggccggcgttagggtaaggcaaactaggcagctgcctggggccccctctcccttgggggcccccagcatctactgcagaagcttcactgaaaagagcattatcagtgaagcttccgatgtagagagactggttaaggacctgtagtgagatcacgatcaggtgacctgccatgtgaccgtgatgttaccacaggccatgtactctgggactGTCTGGACTCTGGATGTTTCTGTCACagtggcagtgaagaaaaaagagcgtgcagtgaagcacaggagcagcggccactgaacctcccccatgagAGTGATAGAAgagctcattggccagtgctcctgtcctcttgcacggagcctctgagggggagtGAGAGacggcagctaccaacctgagctgtgaggtaagTAGTGCAGCACTGTGTgtgctggtgatgatggctcctgtcctgctgtcagcaactcctgctcttgtcagCAGTCCCAGCAGAgcagagggcagggaggtgtctgctggaACAGTgcagctgggagcaggaggagctgcagctgatagtgtgggacatctcattccctccagcataaagcagtgtgtgtgtgtatctgaggtgtgtgcagtTTGTGTGGTGTGTGTTACGTGtactgtgtgctgtctgtgagctatgtgcatgtgtttatgtgaatcacatgtatcaaatttgttgtgcagcatgtgtgtcatttttgcatgtgtgtataaatgcgtgtgtgtatatatacagtaagtgcgtgccatgtatgtgtgtgtgccgtgtgtgtgtataactgcatgccgtgtgtgtataagtgtgtgccatgtatgtgcgtgtgtataagtgcttgccgtgtgtgtgtgccatgtatgtgtgtgtgtataagtgcgtgtcgtgtgtgtataagtgcgtgccatgtatatgtgtgtgtgtgtgtgtataactgcgtgccatgtatgtgtgtgccgtgtgtgtgtgtgtatataagtgcttgccgtgtgtgtgtgtgtgtgtgtgtgtgtgtgtgtgtgtgtgtataagtgtgtgccatgtatatgtgtgtgtataagtgcttgccgtgtgtgtgtataactgcgtgccatgtgtgtgtataagtgtgtgccgtgtgtgtgtgtgtgtgtgtataactgcttgccgtgtgtgtatatatgtgcatgCCATGtaggtgaatgtgtgtgtgtatataagtgtgtgtataagcatgtgccatgtaggtgtgtgtgtgtgtgtgtgtgtgtgtgtatgtatatataattttttgcattattctatcttGAATATATGTTATTAGAatatgtagatggctgggtataaacacacagtgagtgtgtgtgtgccatgcacattttaaaatactGGCTGAACAGACGAGAGTTCATATATATAAACATGTTGGCAATCGTTCCTGAATTAGCAAAATGctaatttataggacatttcataactttcctacATTATTATGAAACAATTACAGCACATtctgcacccaatgtattatatctTGTATTTAAGGAGTCAGAGTTTGTCCGTttgataccaactccaccaaaatggacactgactccgactcgCCAGCCCTGCTGCTCataacatgatactatatggggacagagtgatctactagtgttctgtccccatcattcttcattaGTGTAAAGAgggcgagaaacaagagccaaacgacttcaatattgtcgatcacacgcattgaacggtctgaactcaacgcatgtcaATACAacaaaatgtttgagcgtcatggtgcaatatgtgagcattgggggcctcattttaaactttaaaCTGAGATCCCAAAGGACCTATGGTCACATAAGAAGACACTATTATATAAATgacacatggtaccaagatatacatcTTTCCTGTATCAACATGGTAGGTGAGGAACTTGTTGCTTATTCTTCATGGGGCCTAGGAGATTTCATTTACTCCTCTGTACATAGACCCCTTGTCAGGATCAGGATGGTTAGATGGAGGAGGGGGTTTCCCAAAACTGACTTTTCAATATAATCCAAACAGAACAAGGAAGCATGGAccaaaaaagtaaaattaaatCATCTTTATTAACAGATAATCTAAAATAGAGATAAAAATACAAAAGAAACTGCCTACTAGGGTTGTATACCAATACTTAAATAGACCAGTGTCGTCATACAAAGCCTCTCTGTAGACCGTAGCAATCATAAATCTGCTAGGAAAATAATCCCAAACAGAATAGCCTGTAAGCCAAACGTTGAAATGCAGCCAAAAATACGTCATATGTTTTAATGCATCTTTAGTTTTTGCTCTATTTTAGATTATTTGTTAATAAAGAAGATTTAATTTAACTCTTTTGGCTCATGCTTCCTTGCTCTGTTTGGATTAGTTTAAAATTTGGGAAGTGCCATGAATCTAAGCCACTTGTTTGtaggtttgacttttcaatacgtTCTTGTTTTATTGCCGCAGATTACTGGCTACATGTTCGCCTTTACTACCAGGGCAAACTGGTGAATGAAATGACCACACAGACAGTCGAGGGGTGCCGCATTATCCCCCTGGCATCACCCGAACATGAACATATCTTGGGCTCGCTGCACCATCTGGAGAATATTCTGCTTCCACCACCCCAGATGCTGCCTGACATTCTATCCCCTGAATTGCAGAAAGTCATCAAGAAGTTATTGCTGAACCTGGACAAAGGGGTATTCCTGTGGGTGGCACCTGATGGGGTCTACATAAAGCGCCAATGCCAGGTGCGCGTCTACTGGAGTGGCCCCCTGGCTCCCTATACTGACCAGCCTAACAAGCTGGAGAGAGAGAAGACGTGCAAACTGTTGGACATACAACACTTCATGCAtggtaagggcttgttcacacatagTGTTCCTGCTGCTTTTTCTGTGCATTTTTTTTTGTATCGAAAAAAAAGACCGCTTTATATAGTAGCGGAAAAACtttctaaaatctcattcacgtggtaatttttttttcttatgtttttttttttttttgacctggaggtgattcttaaagggaacctgtcaccccgttttttcagtatgagataaaaataccgttaaatagggcctgagctgtgcattacaatagtgtattttttgtcccctgattccccacctatgctgccgaaataccttacaaaagtcgctgttttcgcctgtcaatcacgctggtctggtcaaaagggcgtggtgaaatggctgtttctcccccacttcttgcttatcttcccggcattggcgtagtgttttgcgcatgtgcaacagccgaatgcactgcgcaacggcaaaAAAAAAGCGCGATCTGTGTTATTCTGAGGGTtatcggccattttcctgaagccccgggaagcagagcactccatctgcgcacgcgtggcctcaggaagatggccgcccccaccgataaccctcAGAATAATACAGATCGCGCACTTTtttgccgttgcgcagtgcattcggctgttgcgcatgcgcaaaacactacgccaacgccgggaagataagcaagaggtgggggagaaacagccatttcaccacgcccttttgaccagaccagcgtgattgacaggcgaaaacggcaacttttgtaaggtatttcggcagcataggtggggaatcgggacaaaaaatacactattgtaaagcacagctcaggccctatttaacggtatttttatctcatactgaaaaaacggggtgacaggttccctttaaaaacacgtCATGTGAAGTCTTTCTTAATTTGGTGTTTGAATCAAATAAAGTGCAGCTAATTCACCAGAAAATGCACGGATCACACAGTCTGTGTGCAACAATGATGAATCCAGCTCCAACCATACAATAAAATGCTGTAATGACTTTATTAAATATTCCACAAAAATTGGACAAGATGCAAGAACAACGTGTTTCGGATCACTTGTGATGAAACCTATGAAGCATGATCATAAGTAATCCGAAATGTGTTGCACTTGCGTCTTGTCTAATTTTTGTAGAATATTGAAATAAGCCATTACATAATGTGTTGTTTGAGCACCATGTCTTCTGCAGCATATGTTTTACTCCAGTCGCATCCACAACTCTGCCTTATTTATCATGGAGTAGGAGACAAAAACTAGTCCCTGATCCTCCTTTCCCAGGACTAGAATAATGTGAGTTCTGTCTTTCGCTTACGATATTTCTCCGTTTAACCTCTCGTAGAGATTCAGATGTACGTCCATCACAAAGGTCCTGAACCCCAGTATCAGATTCAGCTCTGCTTCGGAGAGGAATATCCAGGGTCAACACCGAGCTCTAAAAAGTTAATAACTGCTCATGTGAGTATACAATATGGGGTATACATGGGGACAGGTCACGTATGTGCCCCCAGTCTGAATTTTCTGAACTTTCATATTCATAGGTGGAGCCGGTGTTTGCCCGAGAAATGCTTATAATTGCAAAAAGGAAACGGCGGAAAGACCCCCTGGCTGACTAGTCTCCCTGCACGGAACGACTGATCATGATCGTTACCCTGAACCTTCATATTTCCTAGTTATCTTAttgtgggaaagctgggtgataaccAGTATATACGCCATTAAGGTCCTTATGTAGGACAGCTGGGTGCTCTGTAACGTtagtcacataggtgaagtgagttcattggctgtgaactcctatTGCCTGACAGACGGCACCGCTAGCACCATGgatattaccccttcccaggctataaacatctgctcccagctgtgagcttcccctctgctggttacagaaactgcgcgggagcccacgccgcttTTTTCCGATAAAAAATCTTCTAATAAAtaaatgtccagtaatttgcacatacagtgtactaattgtatttgtcactgacatctatatatctacctattctatatgtatttactgtatgtaatccatctcttcaatcctgtcggctcctgcagtgatgttaCAGAACACGGCTGATGAATTACCgttttttcttctatctatatatgtaatatatatacatgtataatccgaggcacctaattttgccacaaaaaactgggaaaacttattgactcgagtataagcctagggtgggaaatgcagcagctactgataaatttcaaaaataaaaatagataccaataaaagtaaaattaattgagacatcagtaggttaagtgtttttgaatatccatattgaatcaggagccccatatagtttatgatgggccccataagatgctccatacaaaataggccccatataatgcgtcccgtataatgctgctgctgcgataaaaaacaaaaaaactgacgtctcgtcgctgcccgctgctcctcagcgtcgccggctctctgcagtgactgttcaggcagagcacGTGCACtagccacgtcatcgcgccctctgacctgaatgtcacagccagaggacccggaagacacagcgcggtggtggaacggggacaggtgaatatcgcatggcttaccctcccccatcctactcaccctcctggcgatgaatatttcctttgataagatatgtaaatatataaattgcaatcagatagcaatcacaAAGCACTcagatcggatgctaggtgtgaaaaatcggattgttctCGCATTACACTCCTGCGACTCTCAACAGGGAGACTTGGACCAATTTTTCTTatgttaagtgtgactccagcctataaAGAAAACTTGCCCTTTAAACCTCCATCCTGGAATGTGTGAATATTAAAATGTTGTTaatcaagttgttttttttctgttgcgaAGATCTTGTgttgtctttttttctgttttatgttttttttttttaccccatgaTGATGCCAGACTACGCAGATACAGATTTCATTTATTACAGATCATACATTCCGATTTCTTCACAGTAATTTGGCAACTAAGTTTCATCTACTCAGTAATTCTTGCAACTCACATTCCATATTGACTTGGAAAAGAAGGATGCAGAGATCCGTGGCTCTACAACGCTCAACAGccactgggagttgtagtttgtcACAACTGCTGGAGGACCATGACCACAATGTATTACAAAACTGTTAccgtgttaggctgccgtcacaccctcagtatttggtcagaattttacatcagtatttgtagccaaaaccaggagtggaacaactggaggaaaagtataatagaaacacgtcaccacttctgtatttatcacccactcctggttttcgcctacaaatactgatgtaaaatactgaccaaatattgctagtgtgacggcagccttataagtAGTGCTCGCCCAAAGGTGTGGTACATGTCAGAAGAATTCCCAGAGAATATCACTGCCATAACTCCACCCCTTATATGCCTACATTAGGTATATAAGTGTATCAGTTTTTAGAGTTTCTGTAATCAAATTAAACAATATTTGTCCTGCAGCAGATTATTCctctgcagtttaaaaaaaaaagtgaatgttCTGATTGGCTGATCTAGCTTTCCTATATAGGTTTTATTAACAATATGCAAATTTGCAGTAAACCATATAGTGACTTATGATCACTAAAGTCCGATTGTTAACATAGCAGTGTTGGTGGATATGATATCCCAGGGAAGGATGAGCAATGAGTGTAGGTTAATTCAGCACTCCAGCAATTCTTACTGCAGCATAGACTAAATATTCTTGTAGAAGATTTTGTGCATTAATTCTATATACTGAGTCTCAATGTAAGAGATTTGATGAACCtcccctgcctcctgcttgtgaCCGCTTTCTCCACATCAGGTTTTACAAGGAGGACACAGCTAGTTGAGGATATTTCTGAATTGATTGAATAGGTGATGTCATCTTCTAGTTCACAGGAAGTCAGAGACTTTCTGCCTACATAGAAGAGCGTGGTGGTCAGGCTTGATATCATATGCCACCTCTGCTCATAATGAAAAGTTCAAAATGCATGGATGCAACAGAAGTGTGATGAAATAAATAACACTGATAGAATATTGCTTTTGAGTTGTCATATacgcagaaaaaaaggcagcagtgTTATTTAAAGTAATGGGGTGTGTTTACTTTTGCAACTACATCGGGAATATTTACCTGAGATATTAGGGTGAAAAGGAAGTAATCTGTAGATCGGGGGAAGAAATGCTGTTGCCATATTGATTCAAGAGTTATATGTTCTTTAGGAGCAGCTGTATGGTAGCTGTATAGGGGGGGAGGGGGTCCAGATAGAGCAGGACTTTCCATATGCATGCCAGCATTGACAAACTAGGAAGGCGAGACCTTTCAAAGGGGTTATGCTGTCTCCTACAGGACATTGCAAGGTGTGAGAGATCTGCAGGGGTCTTGCTTGGGTTAAACATGTAGAGGTTTCAATCATACGTTGACCCCTATGTATGGATGTTCACATGCTATCTTAAAGCAGTAGCTGTGACAGTGAGcagtcaggagtgacacacaatGCTAATTGTACAAAAATGGATCACACTAGAAGATGTAACCGGTCATACCACAATGCAGAGCCAAAGAGGTAAATGACAAGTTTGGTTCTCCTACTTCCCAATACAAATGGCTGCTTCACTTATGGCGCTCCTATACAGCTATGTCATTGCATATGTCTGTATGGCATCACAAGTGAATAGACAACAGGCGTTCTGCTCCACTGCAAAAGAGCTGCAATCAAAGCCTAAAGTCAAGCAAAAAAAACCTTTATATAGCTCTACTGTCCAGCATAGGAGGATCAGGTCCACAGGTTGTTCATGAGGTCTTCAACACCAGGAAGAAGTTATCCAATAGGTCCTTTTGTGGTAGTCCCCAAAGATGGCTTTTGGAGGTGCTAGGAGGACCACAATCTTTTCCAGGAACCAAAGTTTAACCATCCCCCTTCTTATATCCAGTCATCTAGAATATTCTAGATATTGGAGGCTCAAGAGGCGAGTGGTCAGTCATTATGGCTATAGACGTATGGCTTGGCTTCCTTGGTACTCCATCAGATCCTCATTCTCCCATTGAGGACAGAGATCCAAAGCTACTCATCCTCTTGAATCTGTTTGCAGCCGTCACAGCAAATACATTCTTCTGTTGAAAACAAAAAGAGACACTGAAAATCCATCAATCATATACTGTACATCCAGCTTACCTAGTCCCTTGGGGTCCTGGACATTGGAAATAGGTCTTTGTATCATGGGAAAGCTTTAACTGACGAAGGAGGAGAAATCAAGAGCTTGTGGTCGTTTTTATTATTGGGACTATTGCTATGTTTGGATTTGTGGAGTTCACACTGGCTAATATCTAACCTTGAATGTAAAGTGTACATGAGAGGACACTAGAGTGAAGGACATTGAAAGCTGAATAAGCTCAACCCAAGTTACTGTTTACTCCTGTGCCAAGAAGATGTCGCCATCAAATCACCATGTATGAGACGATAACTACAGGATTAAGACAGTTGTAAACACAAACCTTCCAGCGCCTCCTCATCATGTATTTCCTCAGCTCTATCTGTGATTTCAGGAGACGGTTGCAAAGCTTGGCTTTTCTAGCAAGATCATTGAGCCATGGGTGCTTGAGACACTCGCCAGCAGTCATACGCCCACTGAG contains:
- the LOC143765895 gene encoding interferon regulatory factor 4-like is translated as MSGKGTPPLRLKDWLILQIDSGKYPGVRWENEKKTVFKIPWKHADKHDYKEEEHAALFRAWAIHKGKFQEGAKESPSVWKARLRSALNKSPDFKEVMDSDQNFKHYKICSVVSDPPQKTYEGSKEAIKLREEPPRMPMIKMENQMMQGPDGSSKVLQLETFNTPMEEDYWLHVRLYYQGKLVNEMTTQTVEGCRIIPLASPEHEHILGSLHHLENILLPPPQMLPDILSPELQKVIKKLLLNLDKGVFLWVAPDGVYIKRQCQVRVYWSGPLAPYTDQPNKLEREKTCKLLDIQHFMHEIQMYVHHKGPEPQYQIQLCFGEEYPGSTPSSKKLITAHVEPVFAREMLIIAKRKRRKDPLAD